In Prunus dulcis chromosome 1, ALMONDv2, whole genome shotgun sequence, the following are encoded in one genomic region:
- the LOC117615781 gene encoding uncharacterized protein LOC117615781 isoform X2: protein MDASDVCPTEEAIKAFLEYLVDPILPPRSSLRDIPSLSQQESVAKQVHAVVLLYNYYHRKQCPDLEVLNFDSFCKLVLVLKPALLPHMKFMQKPSDTELDDLEKQLSVTEKTIMDACNMSLRLDASKDVPNTEGWPISKVTVFLVDPKKENCLLLFSLITQGVWSVIEKDLDVAVHSSEDQTEAKHVNRNKRVTGKPSRVESRTDEASFRKLAYSAVSEAAGINQTDLLVLESHVVFSVSKEKAAVCFFIIQCTKTVSEEIIQIPIQDVIDSLQGPLVGKSSSSWTVTPVVEYFHVLPYAGILLDWFSRRESSNGLQDSRLDKENITVNSPDRVETPCKLELDKSRDKSHEKGIMIENVENTSGSNPQSWKQKDTSGCCKTSLADAFNGPQKMEVDDSSMVALQNEQSCKNISSTIQIVKYHVENLEKDTPRSKPQSREQKDTTGCCKTSLADAFSGPQKIEVKVVNSKTRPFITDCGAKKIVAGKKICSIDSSDQDGIDDSAIVTYQSSSEDLYKLQIAIASKENILSQTALKVLMKRRDDLSLQQRNIEDEIAQCDKKIQTILNEYLSIGTALQNILQFTNELLVFICVNKPLIYRIWLKTSLDLDDACYENNWVLPTYRVSPSDGGFQAEVTVKGMDFDCSSGGDLCSNPREARESAAAQILVKLRSMAGQAQQF from the exons ATGGATGCTTCGGATGTATGTCCAACTGAGGAGGCCATTAAGGCTTTTCTGGAATACTTGGTCGACCCAATACTTCCACCTAGATCTTCTCTGCGTGATATCCCATCGCTCTCTCAACAAGAATCAGTTGCCAAACAG GTTCATGCTGTTGTGTTACTATACAACTACTATCACCGAAAGCAATGCCCGGATCTAGAAGTTTTGAACTTCGATTCGTTTTGCAAGTTGGTTTTGGTTCTGAAACCAGCCCTGCTGCCTCATATGAAATTCATGCAAAAGCCCAGTGATACTGAGTTGGATGACCTGGAGAAACAACTCTCAGTGACAGAAAAAACAATCATGGATGCATGCAACATGTCTTTAAGGTTGGATGCATCAAAGGATGTTCCAAATACAGAGGGATGGCCAATTTCTAAAGTTACCGTCTTTTTGGTTGACCCCAAGAAGGAGAACTGCTTATTGCTATTCAGTCTCATTACCCAGGGGGTTTGGTCGGTGATTGAAAAAGATTTAGATGTCGCAGTGCACAGTTCAGAAGATCAAACGGAGGCAAAACATGTaaacagaaacaaaagagTCACTGGAAAACCTTCAAGAGTTGAATCAAGGACTGATGAAGCTAGCTTCCGGAAACTTGCATATTCAGCAGTTAGTGAAGCTGCAG GTATTAATCAAACAGATCTTCTGGTTTTGGAAAGCCACGTTGTATTTTCTGTGAGTAAAGAAAAGGCGGCTGTTTGCTTCTTTATAATTCAATGCACCAAAACAGTCAGTGAGGAGATTATTCAAATTCCTATTCAAGATGTTATTGACAG TCTGCAGGGTCCTCTGGTCGGAAAGAGTTCCAGCAGTTGGACAGTTACACCAGTCGTCGAGTACTTCCATGTGCTTCCTTATGCTGGGATTTTGTTAGACTGGTTTTCTAG GAGAGAATCCTCAAATGGTTTGCAAGATTCAAGGCTAGACAAGGAAAATATAACTGTAAACAGCCCTGATAGGGTTGAAACACCTTGCAAGCTAGAACTTGATAAAAGCCGAGACAAGTCTCATGAAAAAGGTATCATGATAGAGAATGTTGAAAACACAAGTGGTTCTAATCCTCAATCATGGAAGCAGAAAGATACAAGTGGATGTTGCAAGACAAGTTTGGCTGATGCCTTCAATGGGCCTCAGAAAATGGAAGTGGATGACTCTTCCATGGTCGCCTTGCAGAATGAACAGAGTTGTAAGAATATTTCAAGCACCATTCAAATTGTCAAATACCATGTAGAGAATCTTGAAAAAGATACACCCAGATCTAAACCTCAATCAAGGGAGCAGAAAGATACCACTGGATGTTGCAAGACAAGTTTGGCTGATGCTTTCAGTGGGCCTCAGAAAATTGAG GTCAAGGTGGTGAACTCAAAAACAAGGCCATTCATTACTGACTGCGGAGCTAAAAAAATTGTTGCTGGAAAGAAGATCTGTTCCATTGACTCGTCAGATCAAGATGGTATAGATGATTCTGCCATTGTCACCTATCAATCAAGTTCCGAAGATCTTTACAAGCTTCAGATTGCTATAGCTTCTAAAGAAAACATCTTGTCACAAACTGCTTTGAAAGTTCTTATGAAAAGAAGGGATGACCTG TCTCTTCAGCAGCGGAATATTGAGGATGAGATTGCTCAGTGTGATAAAAAAATCCAGACAATTTTAAATg AATATCTGAGCATTGGAACTGCTTTGCAAAATATCTTACAATTTACCAATGAGCTCTTGGTCTTCATCTGCGTTAACAAGCCACTGATCTATCGTATTTGGCTAAAGACATCATTG GATCTCGATGATGCATGCTATGAAAACAATTGGGTATTACCAACTTATCGTGTATCCCCATCAGATG GTGGATTCCAAGCTGAGGTGACAGTAAAAGGGATGGATTTTGATTGTTCAAGTGGGGGTGACCTGTGTTCCAATCCTCGTGAGGCAAGAGAATCGGCTGCAGCTCAAATTCTGGTAAAATTGCGAAGTATGGCAGGCCAGGCCCAGCAGTTCTAG
- the LOC117615781 gene encoding uncharacterized protein LOC117615781 isoform X1: protein MDASDVCPTEEAIKAFLEYLVDPILPPRSSLRDIPSLSQQESVAKQVHAVVLLYNYYHRKQCPDLEVLNFDSFCKLVLVLKPALLPHMKFMQKPSDTELDDLEKQLSVTEKTIMDACNMSLRLDASKDVPNTEGWPISKVTVFLVDPKKENCLLLFSLITQGVWSVIEKDLDVAVHSSEDQTEAKHVNRNKRVTGKPSRVESRTDEASFRKLAYSAVSEAAGINQTDLLVLESHVVFSVSKEKAAVCFFIIQCTKTVSEEIIQIPIQDVIDSLQGPLVGKSSSSWTVTPVVEYFHVLPYAGILLDWFSRRESSNGLQDSRLDKENITVNSPDRVETPCKLELDKSRDKSHEKGIMIENVENTSGSNPQSWKQKDTSGCCKTSLADAFNGPQKMEVDDSSMVALQNEQSCKNISSTIQIVKYHVENLEKDTPRSKPQSREQKDTTGCCKTSLADAFSGPQKIEVKVVNSKTRPFITDCGAKKIVAGKKICSIDSSDQDGIDDSAIVTYQSSSEDLYKLQIAIASKENILSQTALKVLMKRRDDLSLQQRNIEDEIAQCDKKIQTILNGGEDDLALKVESIIEGCNDVCVRSGRTHRLLDDQLPQSSKRKKLSEAILKEQNPCQDLDDACYENNWVLPTYRVSPSDGGFQAEVTVKGMDFDCSSGGDLCSNPREARESAAAQILVKLRSMAGQAQQF from the exons ATGGATGCTTCGGATGTATGTCCAACTGAGGAGGCCATTAAGGCTTTTCTGGAATACTTGGTCGACCCAATACTTCCACCTAGATCTTCTCTGCGTGATATCCCATCGCTCTCTCAACAAGAATCAGTTGCCAAACAG GTTCATGCTGTTGTGTTACTATACAACTACTATCACCGAAAGCAATGCCCGGATCTAGAAGTTTTGAACTTCGATTCGTTTTGCAAGTTGGTTTTGGTTCTGAAACCAGCCCTGCTGCCTCATATGAAATTCATGCAAAAGCCCAGTGATACTGAGTTGGATGACCTGGAGAAACAACTCTCAGTGACAGAAAAAACAATCATGGATGCATGCAACATGTCTTTAAGGTTGGATGCATCAAAGGATGTTCCAAATACAGAGGGATGGCCAATTTCTAAAGTTACCGTCTTTTTGGTTGACCCCAAGAAGGAGAACTGCTTATTGCTATTCAGTCTCATTACCCAGGGGGTTTGGTCGGTGATTGAAAAAGATTTAGATGTCGCAGTGCACAGTTCAGAAGATCAAACGGAGGCAAAACATGTaaacagaaacaaaagagTCACTGGAAAACCTTCAAGAGTTGAATCAAGGACTGATGAAGCTAGCTTCCGGAAACTTGCATATTCAGCAGTTAGTGAAGCTGCAG GTATTAATCAAACAGATCTTCTGGTTTTGGAAAGCCACGTTGTATTTTCTGTGAGTAAAGAAAAGGCGGCTGTTTGCTTCTTTATAATTCAATGCACCAAAACAGTCAGTGAGGAGATTATTCAAATTCCTATTCAAGATGTTATTGACAG TCTGCAGGGTCCTCTGGTCGGAAAGAGTTCCAGCAGTTGGACAGTTACACCAGTCGTCGAGTACTTCCATGTGCTTCCTTATGCTGGGATTTTGTTAGACTGGTTTTCTAG GAGAGAATCCTCAAATGGTTTGCAAGATTCAAGGCTAGACAAGGAAAATATAACTGTAAACAGCCCTGATAGGGTTGAAACACCTTGCAAGCTAGAACTTGATAAAAGCCGAGACAAGTCTCATGAAAAAGGTATCATGATAGAGAATGTTGAAAACACAAGTGGTTCTAATCCTCAATCATGGAAGCAGAAAGATACAAGTGGATGTTGCAAGACAAGTTTGGCTGATGCCTTCAATGGGCCTCAGAAAATGGAAGTGGATGACTCTTCCATGGTCGCCTTGCAGAATGAACAGAGTTGTAAGAATATTTCAAGCACCATTCAAATTGTCAAATACCATGTAGAGAATCTTGAAAAAGATACACCCAGATCTAAACCTCAATCAAGGGAGCAGAAAGATACCACTGGATGTTGCAAGACAAGTTTGGCTGATGCTTTCAGTGGGCCTCAGAAAATTGAG GTCAAGGTGGTGAACTCAAAAACAAGGCCATTCATTACTGACTGCGGAGCTAAAAAAATTGTTGCTGGAAAGAAGATCTGTTCCATTGACTCGTCAGATCAAGATGGTATAGATGATTCTGCCATTGTCACCTATCAATCAAGTTCCGAAGATCTTTACAAGCTTCAGATTGCTATAGCTTCTAAAGAAAACATCTTGTCACAAACTGCTTTGAAAGTTCTTATGAAAAGAAGGGATGACCTG TCTCTTCAGCAGCGGAATATTGAGGATGAGATTGCTCAGTGTGATAAAAAAATCCAGACAATTTTAAATg GTGGTGAAGATGACTTGGCACTAAAGGTAGAGTCCATTATAGAAGGTTGTAATGATGTCTGTGTAAGAAGTGGAAGGACTCATCGACTGCTTGATGACCAACTCCCCCAAAGTAGCAAGAGGAAGAAGTTGTCAGAGGCCATTCTCAAAGAGCAAAATCCATGCCAG GATCTCGATGATGCATGCTATGAAAACAATTGGGTATTACCAACTTATCGTGTATCCCCATCAGATG GTGGATTCCAAGCTGAGGTGACAGTAAAAGGGATGGATTTTGATTGTTCAAGTGGGGGTGACCTGTGTTCCAATCCTCGTGAGGCAAGAGAATCGGCTGCAGCTCAAATTCTGGTAAAATTGCGAAGTATGGCAGGCCAGGCCCAGCAGTTCTAG
- the LOC117615781 gene encoding uncharacterized protein LOC117615781 isoform X4 — MDASDVCPTEEAIKAFLEYLVDPILPPRSSLRDIPSLSQQESVAKQVHAVVLLYNYYHRKQCPDLEVLNFDSFCKLVLVLKPALLPHMKFMQKPSDTELDDLEKQLSVTEKTIMDACNMSLRLDASKDVPNTEGWPISKVTVFLVDPKKENCLLLFSLITQGVWSVIEKDLDVAVHSSEDQTEAKHVNRNKRVTGKPSRVESRTDEASFRKLAYSAVSEAAGINQTDLLVLESHVVFSVSKEKAAVCFFIIQCTKTVSEEIIQIPIQDVIDSLQGPLVGKSSSSWTVTPVVEYFHVLPYAGILLDWFSRRESSNGLQDSRLDKENITVNSPDRVETPCKLELDKSRDKSHEKGIMIENVENTSGSNPQSWKQKDTSGCCKTSLADAFNGPQKMEVDDSSMVALQNEQSCKNISSTIQIVKYHVENLEKDTPRSKPQSREQKDTTGCCKTSLADAFSGPQKIEVKVVNSKTRPFITDCGAKKIVAGKKICSIDSSDQDGIDDSAIVTYQSSSEDLYKLQIAIASKENILSQTALKVLMKRRDDLDLDDACYENNWVLPTYRVSPSDGGFQAEVTVKGMDFDCSSGGDLCSNPREARESAAAQILVKLRSMAGQAQQF, encoded by the exons ATGGATGCTTCGGATGTATGTCCAACTGAGGAGGCCATTAAGGCTTTTCTGGAATACTTGGTCGACCCAATACTTCCACCTAGATCTTCTCTGCGTGATATCCCATCGCTCTCTCAACAAGAATCAGTTGCCAAACAG GTTCATGCTGTTGTGTTACTATACAACTACTATCACCGAAAGCAATGCCCGGATCTAGAAGTTTTGAACTTCGATTCGTTTTGCAAGTTGGTTTTGGTTCTGAAACCAGCCCTGCTGCCTCATATGAAATTCATGCAAAAGCCCAGTGATACTGAGTTGGATGACCTGGAGAAACAACTCTCAGTGACAGAAAAAACAATCATGGATGCATGCAACATGTCTTTAAGGTTGGATGCATCAAAGGATGTTCCAAATACAGAGGGATGGCCAATTTCTAAAGTTACCGTCTTTTTGGTTGACCCCAAGAAGGAGAACTGCTTATTGCTATTCAGTCTCATTACCCAGGGGGTTTGGTCGGTGATTGAAAAAGATTTAGATGTCGCAGTGCACAGTTCAGAAGATCAAACGGAGGCAAAACATGTaaacagaaacaaaagagTCACTGGAAAACCTTCAAGAGTTGAATCAAGGACTGATGAAGCTAGCTTCCGGAAACTTGCATATTCAGCAGTTAGTGAAGCTGCAG GTATTAATCAAACAGATCTTCTGGTTTTGGAAAGCCACGTTGTATTTTCTGTGAGTAAAGAAAAGGCGGCTGTTTGCTTCTTTATAATTCAATGCACCAAAACAGTCAGTGAGGAGATTATTCAAATTCCTATTCAAGATGTTATTGACAG TCTGCAGGGTCCTCTGGTCGGAAAGAGTTCCAGCAGTTGGACAGTTACACCAGTCGTCGAGTACTTCCATGTGCTTCCTTATGCTGGGATTTTGTTAGACTGGTTTTCTAG GAGAGAATCCTCAAATGGTTTGCAAGATTCAAGGCTAGACAAGGAAAATATAACTGTAAACAGCCCTGATAGGGTTGAAACACCTTGCAAGCTAGAACTTGATAAAAGCCGAGACAAGTCTCATGAAAAAGGTATCATGATAGAGAATGTTGAAAACACAAGTGGTTCTAATCCTCAATCATGGAAGCAGAAAGATACAAGTGGATGTTGCAAGACAAGTTTGGCTGATGCCTTCAATGGGCCTCAGAAAATGGAAGTGGATGACTCTTCCATGGTCGCCTTGCAGAATGAACAGAGTTGTAAGAATATTTCAAGCACCATTCAAATTGTCAAATACCATGTAGAGAATCTTGAAAAAGATACACCCAGATCTAAACCTCAATCAAGGGAGCAGAAAGATACCACTGGATGTTGCAAGACAAGTTTGGCTGATGCTTTCAGTGGGCCTCAGAAAATTGAG GTCAAGGTGGTGAACTCAAAAACAAGGCCATTCATTACTGACTGCGGAGCTAAAAAAATTGTTGCTGGAAAGAAGATCTGTTCCATTGACTCGTCAGATCAAGATGGTATAGATGATTCTGCCATTGTCACCTATCAATCAAGTTCCGAAGATCTTTACAAGCTTCAGATTGCTATAGCTTCTAAAGAAAACATCTTGTCACAAACTGCTTTGAAAGTTCTTATGAAAAGAAGGGATGACCTG GATCTCGATGATGCATGCTATGAAAACAATTGGGTATTACCAACTTATCGTGTATCCCCATCAGATG GTGGATTCCAAGCTGAGGTGACAGTAAAAGGGATGGATTTTGATTGTTCAAGTGGGGGTGACCTGTGTTCCAATCCTCGTGAGGCAAGAGAATCGGCTGCAGCTCAAATTCTGGTAAAATTGCGAAGTATGGCAGGCCAGGCCCAGCAGTTCTAG
- the LOC117615781 gene encoding uncharacterized protein LOC117615781 isoform X3 gives MDASDVCPTEEAIKAFLEYLVDPILPPRSSLRDIPSLSQQESVAKQVHAVVLLYNYYHRKQCPDLEVLNFDSFCKLVLVLKPALLPHMKFMQKPSDTELDDLEKQLSVTEKTIMDACNMSLRLDASKDVPNTEGWPISKVTVFLVDPKKENCLLLFSLITQGVWSVIEKDLDVAVHSSEDQTEAKHVNRNKRVTGKPSRVESRTDEASFRKLAYSAVSEAAGINQTDLLVLESHVVFSVSKEKAAVCFFIIQCTKTVSEEIIQIPIQDVIDSLQGPLVGKSSSSWTVTPVVEYFHVLPYAGILLDWFSRRESSNGLQDSRLDKENITVNSPDRVETPCKLELDKSRDKSHEKGIMIENVENTSGSNPQSWKQKDTSGCCKTSLADAFNGPQKMEVDDSSMVALQNEQSCKNISSTIQIVKYHVENLEKDTPRSKPQSREQKDTTGCCKTSLADAFSGPQKIEVKVVNSKTRPFITDCGAKKIVAGKKICSIDSSDQDGIDDSAIVTYQSSSEDLYKLQIAIASKENILSQTALKVLMKRRDDLSLQQRNIEDEIAQCDKKIQTILNGGEDDLALKVESIIEGCNDVCVRSGRTHRLLDDQLPQSSKRKKLSEAILKEQNPCQNI, from the exons ATGGATGCTTCGGATGTATGTCCAACTGAGGAGGCCATTAAGGCTTTTCTGGAATACTTGGTCGACCCAATACTTCCACCTAGATCTTCTCTGCGTGATATCCCATCGCTCTCTCAACAAGAATCAGTTGCCAAACAG GTTCATGCTGTTGTGTTACTATACAACTACTATCACCGAAAGCAATGCCCGGATCTAGAAGTTTTGAACTTCGATTCGTTTTGCAAGTTGGTTTTGGTTCTGAAACCAGCCCTGCTGCCTCATATGAAATTCATGCAAAAGCCCAGTGATACTGAGTTGGATGACCTGGAGAAACAACTCTCAGTGACAGAAAAAACAATCATGGATGCATGCAACATGTCTTTAAGGTTGGATGCATCAAAGGATGTTCCAAATACAGAGGGATGGCCAATTTCTAAAGTTACCGTCTTTTTGGTTGACCCCAAGAAGGAGAACTGCTTATTGCTATTCAGTCTCATTACCCAGGGGGTTTGGTCGGTGATTGAAAAAGATTTAGATGTCGCAGTGCACAGTTCAGAAGATCAAACGGAGGCAAAACATGTaaacagaaacaaaagagTCACTGGAAAACCTTCAAGAGTTGAATCAAGGACTGATGAAGCTAGCTTCCGGAAACTTGCATATTCAGCAGTTAGTGAAGCTGCAG GTATTAATCAAACAGATCTTCTGGTTTTGGAAAGCCACGTTGTATTTTCTGTGAGTAAAGAAAAGGCGGCTGTTTGCTTCTTTATAATTCAATGCACCAAAACAGTCAGTGAGGAGATTATTCAAATTCCTATTCAAGATGTTATTGACAG TCTGCAGGGTCCTCTGGTCGGAAAGAGTTCCAGCAGTTGGACAGTTACACCAGTCGTCGAGTACTTCCATGTGCTTCCTTATGCTGGGATTTTGTTAGACTGGTTTTCTAG GAGAGAATCCTCAAATGGTTTGCAAGATTCAAGGCTAGACAAGGAAAATATAACTGTAAACAGCCCTGATAGGGTTGAAACACCTTGCAAGCTAGAACTTGATAAAAGCCGAGACAAGTCTCATGAAAAAGGTATCATGATAGAGAATGTTGAAAACACAAGTGGTTCTAATCCTCAATCATGGAAGCAGAAAGATACAAGTGGATGTTGCAAGACAAGTTTGGCTGATGCCTTCAATGGGCCTCAGAAAATGGAAGTGGATGACTCTTCCATGGTCGCCTTGCAGAATGAACAGAGTTGTAAGAATATTTCAAGCACCATTCAAATTGTCAAATACCATGTAGAGAATCTTGAAAAAGATACACCCAGATCTAAACCTCAATCAAGGGAGCAGAAAGATACCACTGGATGTTGCAAGACAAGTTTGGCTGATGCTTTCAGTGGGCCTCAGAAAATTGAG GTCAAGGTGGTGAACTCAAAAACAAGGCCATTCATTACTGACTGCGGAGCTAAAAAAATTGTTGCTGGAAAGAAGATCTGTTCCATTGACTCGTCAGATCAAGATGGTATAGATGATTCTGCCATTGTCACCTATCAATCAAGTTCCGAAGATCTTTACAAGCTTCAGATTGCTATAGCTTCTAAAGAAAACATCTTGTCACAAACTGCTTTGAAAGTTCTTATGAAAAGAAGGGATGACCTG TCTCTTCAGCAGCGGAATATTGAGGATGAGATTGCTCAGTGTGATAAAAAAATCCAGACAATTTTAAATg GTGGTGAAGATGACTTGGCACTAAAGGTAGAGTCCATTATAGAAGGTTGTAATGATGTCTGTGTAAGAAGTGGAAGGACTCATCGACTGCTTGATGACCAACTCCCCCAAAGTAGCAAGAGGAAGAAGTTGTCAGAGGCCATTCTCAAAGAGCAAAATCCATGCCAG AATATCTGA